A genomic window from Pseudanabaena yagii GIHE-NHR1 includes:
- a CDS encoding ATP-binding protein — translation MIVTPVRPVGRKWSNLSFTSTLYLAPVLDLLLDEVPSEWQPELRLGLQEALVNAVKHGNSLDPCKQITVKFSIVSQMYWWIITDQGLAPQSSEVGKEEPTPCHDLECGRGFYILRKIFDHVQWDSDIHRLTLGKKIDRSSKPMIV, via the coding sequence GTGATTGTGACACCTGTCCGTCCCGTAGGACGTAAGTGGAGTAACCTTAGTTTTACTTCAACCCTCTATCTTGCCCCAGTGCTGGACTTGTTACTTGACGAAGTACCGTCGGAATGGCAACCAGAGTTGCGGCTGGGTTTACAAGAGGCTTTGGTAAATGCAGTAAAACATGGAAATTCTCTTGATCCATGTAAACAGATCACGGTTAAATTTTCGATTGTGTCACAAATGTACTGGTGGATCATTACTGATCAAGGACTGGCACCTCAATCTTCAGAAGTTGGTAAAGAAGAGCCAACCCCATGTCATGACTTGGAATGTGGTAGAGGGTTCTATATCTTACGCAAAATTTTTGATCATGTGCAGTGGGATAGTGATATTCATCGTTTAACCCTAGGCAAAAAGATCGATCGCTCCAGTAAACCAATGATTGTTTGA